The Streptomyces sp. NBC_00454 DNA segment GGGCCGGGGACCCTTCAAGAACGTCACTCCGGGCGGGCTGCACATCCACCACGTGGTACCGGGGGTGATCCTCGTGATCATCGGCGGGTTCGGCGCGGTCGGCAGCGGCCGGCACGGCTTCGGGGCGGGCCTGTCGGCGGTCATCTTCGGGCTGGGCGCGGGGCTGGTGCTGGACGAGTTCGCGCTGATCCTGCACCTGGACGACGTCTACTGGAGCGAGCAGGGCCGCAAGAGCGTGGAGATCGTGGTCCTGACGGCGGCGATCGTGGCGCTGGTGCTGGGCGGGTTCCTGCCGTTCGGGGTCAACGACCTCACCACCGAGGAGAGACACAGCCGCGGGCTGGTCGTCATCAATACGGCGACCAACTTCTTCCTCGCGCTGATCGCCCTGTGGAAGGGCAAAGCGCGCACGGCGTTCTTCGGCACGGTCATCCCCTTCGTGGCGCTGATCGGCTCGATCCGGCTGGCCCGGCCCGGTTCCCCGTACGCGAAGCGGTTCTACGTCAACCGTCCGCGGGCCCGCGCCAAGGCCGGGCTCCGCGCCTTCCACCACGACCGCCGGTGGACCGCGCCGCGCCGCAGGTTCGAGAACTTCATCGGCGGGACCCCGGACAAGGAGCAGGCGTCCGACGCCGGCGGAGAGTCGCGCTGAACGACGCAAGGGCCCGTCCCCCCGGGGGGACGGGCCCTTCCTCACTGCTGTCAGCCCGGGATCAGGCCGTCGTCGCTGAGCATGTCCTTGACCTCGTCCAGCGTCGCGTCCGGCGCGGGCAGGATCAGCTCGGACGGCTCCAGGGCGTCGTCCGGGAGCGGCTCGCCGAGCCGGCGCACCTCGTCGAGCAGCGCTCCCAGCGTGCGCCGGAAGCCCTCCTCGTCACCGGACTCCATCTCCGCGAGCAGTTCGTCGTCCAGCTCGTTGAGCTTGGTGAAGTGGCTGTCCGCCAGCTTCACCTGACCTTCCCCCATGATGCGGACAATCATGACGGGCCCCGTCCTACTGCTTGTCGAACCGGTGCTGGGTCTGCGACGGCTGGCCGGTGCCCGGGGCGCCGCCCTCGATGGCCTGCTGCTGGGCGGAGGGACCGCCCGCCAGCTCGGCCTTCATCCGCTGGAGCTCCAGCTCCACGTCCGAACCGCCCGAGATGCGGTCCAGCTCGGCCTGGAGGTCGTCCTTGGCGAGCCCGCTCGCGTCGCTGAGCGCGCCGGAGGCCAGCAGCTCGTCGATCGCGCCGGCGCGGGCCTGCAGCTGCGCCGTCTTGTCCTCGGCCCGCTGGATGGCGAGGCCGACGTCGCTCATCTCCTCGGAGATGCCGGAGAAGGACTCGGCGATCCGGGTCTGCGCCTGGGCGGCCGTGTACGTGGCCTTGATGGTCTCCTTCTTGGTGCGGAAGGCGTCCACCTTGGCCTGGAGGCGCTGCGCGGCCAGCGTCAGCTTCTCCTCCTCGCCCTGCAGGGTCTGGTGCTGCACCTCGAGGTCGCTGACCTGCTGCTGCAGCGAGGCCCGGCGGGACAGGGCCTCGCGGGCCAGGTCCTCGCGGCCGAGCGCCAGCGCCTTGCGGCCCTGGTCCTCCAGCTTGCTGGACTGGCCCTGGAGCTGGTTCAGCTGCAGTTCCAGCCGCTTGCGCGAGGTCGCCACGTCGGCGACGCCGCGGCGCACCTTCTGAAGCAGCTCCAGCTGCTTCTGGTACGAGTAGTCGAGGGTCTCGCGCGGGTCCTCGGCCCGGTCAAGGGCCTTGTTCGCCTTCGCGCGGAAGATCATCCCCATACGCTTCATGACACCGCTCATGGGCTTCGCGCGCCCCCTTCTAGACGGACTGTGCTCCAGGTCACCAACAAGACCCACAGTACGGGCCCTGCATCTATTACCGCACTGTTCGAGTACGGATGGGCTCCTCCTCCAGGACGACTGCTGCGCCGCCGTGTCAGGCGTAAGGAGTAGGTGCTCCCCTCACGGTTACCCAACAGGAAGGACGCCCGCCGTTGCCGGATCGTTCCCGTCCGGGATGGGGCCCGTGCCCACAACCACGTACCCTTGGGTTTTGTGTTTGGTAGCCGATCCTCCAAGGAAGAGAAGGCCGCCGCCACCGACAAGGTGAGCGCCGACCTCTCGCAGTCCCGTGACCCGCAGGCCCCGAAGGGCCGCCCTACGCCGAAGCGTGCCGTGGCCCAGTCACAGCGCAAGGCCGTGGTGGCCTCGACCGGCAACCGCAAGGAGGATGCCAAGCGAGCCCGTGAACGCCGCCGGGTCGAGATGACCAAGCAGCGCGAGGCTCTCGCCAGTGGCGACGAGCGTTACCTGCCCAACCGCGACAAGGGCCCCGTGCGCCGCTACGTCCGCGACTTCGTGGACTCCCGCTTCTCCGTCGCCGAGATGTTCCTGCCGCTGGCAGTGATCATCCTGGTGCTCAGCATGGTGCGCGTGCCGTCCATCCAGAACATCGCACTGATGCTGTGGCTCGGCGTGATCGCGCTGATCCTCGTCGACTCCGTCGGCATGTTCATCCGGCTGCGCAAGGCCCTGAACACCAAGTTCCCCGACGAGCCCAAGCGCGGCGCCGTCGCGTACGGCCTCATGCGCACCCTCCAGATGCGTCGGCTGCGCCTGCCCAAGCCGCAGGTCAAGCGCGGGGAACGGCCCTGAGCGGTTTCTCGGACGGATCCCGCCTCTGGCTCGAGGGCCTCGGCGGGCTCCGCAACGCCGTCCGCCAGGAGCTCGTCGGCCGCCAGGTCGACGAGCAGATAGCGCACCGCTTCCCCGTCGGGCAGCGGCTGCGCGTCATGGACGTCGGCATGGGCCAGGGCACCCAGGCGCTGCGCCTGGCCCGCGCCGGGCACATGGTGACGGGCCTGGAGCAGGATCCGAAGATGCTCGACGTCGCCCGGGAGGCGCTGGCCGCCGAGCCCGCCGGAATCCGGGACCGCGTCCGCCTCATGGAGGGCGACGGCCGCGAGACCGGGGCGCACTTCCTGCCGGGCAGCTTCGACGTGGTGCTCTGCCACGGCGTGCTGATGTACGTGCCCGAGCCGGACGCCATGCTCGCCGGGCTCGCCCGCATGCTGGCCCCCGGCGGACTGCTGTCCCTGCTGGTGCGCAACGGCGACGCGCTCGCCATGCGGCCCGGCCTCGACGGCGACTGGACGGCCGCGGTGGACGCCTTCGACACCACCGACTACACGAACCGGCTGGGCCTGGACGTGCGCGCCGACCGGCTGGCCGCGCTGACGGCCACCCTGTCCGGGATCGGCGCCCCGCTGCAGACCTGGTACGGCGTACGGGTCTTCACCGACGGCACCGAGGCCGGGGAACGGCTCCCCGAGGGCGCGGAGCTGGAGCGGCTGCTCGCCGCCGAGGACCGCGCCGGACGAACCGACCCCTACCGCGGGGTCGCCGCCCTGCTGCATCTGTGCGGCGTACGGGGCTGAACCCCCCAGCGCCTCGGAACACGCCCGGAGCCCGGGTCCGCTCGCGGACCCGGGCTCCGTCGCATCCTCGGCCGTCACCGGCCCGGCCGGGTCAGAGCTCGGCGGCCTCGCGCAGGCTCATCGTGTACAGCTGGACGCCGTTGTCGTCGGACAGCTTCACCTGCTCGGTGCCGCCCTCCAGCAGGTCCTTCCAGTACTCGCCGATCCACGACTCGGCGTCCCCCTGCGTGGTGAACTCCTCCGGAACCACCGACGGGCTCGTCTCACTGCCGTCCGCCGTCTCGAACCGCCACGTCCACGCCATGTCCGCCTCCGTTGCTCGTCCGCTGATCGCTGATCGCACGCTTCTCGTCTTGAGTGTGCCCAGAGAGTAGCCGGGCGCGCACCAGTCTCGGCGACGCGGGAGGATCATCCTGTGGAACTCACTCTGCTCGGCACCGGCACACCCGAAGGACTGCCCCGCCCCGGCTGTCCCTGCGCCGCCTGCGCGCTCAGCGTCGGGCCGCGGGCGCGCGCCGCCACGTCCGTGCTCGTCGACGGGGCGCTGCTGCTGGACCTGACCCCGGGGGCGGTGCTCGCGGGCGCGCGCGCGGGACATTCACTGACCGGCGTACGGCAGGTCCTGCTGACCCACCCCCACGACGGGCCGGCCGTGGAGCTCCCGCCGGGGCTGCCCGCCGCCGGGCGGGTGCCGGACGGGCGGGAGCTGGCGGTGATCTCCGGGCACCGGGT contains these protein-coding regions:
- a CDS encoding PspA/IM30 family protein, which encodes MSGVMKRMGMIFRAKANKALDRAEDPRETLDYSYQKQLELLQKVRRGVADVATSRKRLELQLNQLQGQSSKLEDQGRKALALGREDLAREALSRRASLQQQVSDLEVQHQTLQGEEEKLTLAAQRLQAKVDAFRTKKETIKATYTAAQAQTRIAESFSGISEEMSDVGLAIQRAEDKTAQLQARAGAIDELLASGALSDASGLAKDDLQAELDRISGGSDVELELQRMKAELAGGPSAQQQAIEGGAPGTGQPSQTQHRFDKQ
- a CDS encoding DUF3043 domain-containing protein — protein: MGFVFGSRSSKEEKAAATDKVSADLSQSRDPQAPKGRPTPKRAVAQSQRKAVVASTGNRKEDAKRARERRRVEMTKQREALASGDERYLPNRDKGPVRRYVRDFVDSRFSVAEMFLPLAVIILVLSMVRVPSIQNIALMLWLGVIALILVDSVGMFIRLRKALNTKFPDEPKRGAVAYGLMRTLQMRRLRLPKPQVKRGERP
- a CDS encoding class I SAM-dependent methyltransferase — protein: MSGFSDGSRLWLEGLGGLRNAVRQELVGRQVDEQIAHRFPVGQRLRVMDVGMGQGTQALRLARAGHMVTGLEQDPKMLDVAREALAAEPAGIRDRVRLMEGDGRETGAHFLPGSFDVVLCHGVLMYVPEPDAMLAGLARMLAPGGLLSLLVRNGDALAMRPGLDGDWTAAVDAFDTTDYTNRLGLDVRADRLAALTATLSGIGAPLQTWYGVRVFTDGTEAGERLPEGAELERLLAAEDRAGRTDPYRGVAALLHLCGVRG